tttttctttcttttgtacgattcgatgaaaatatttgagcTGAGTTAAGAAAGATTAGAGATCGTTGAAATATGATTCTgggaaaattgattgaaaatttgaattctaattatttataacttgttAGGCTTGCTCTGAGgaggaaaagaattatttctttcttccccattaagatattttttgagaTACTATTGTAACGCTTTCGtgtttgatgatttttaaattagaattcattatggaattgtttttatcgatcgaagaaagaaatatttccaagaGAATCCTCTGTGGATCACACGGTACGTGGTATCAAGTGTCCTTAATCCTTCATCCTTCTTTAACACCCgattcgtattattttataaagtaagaaaattaatctgaGCGCAAAGATGAGAAACAGGGTCGTTCTGGGCATATCTCGAGGTGAATAACCGAGAGGAAAGCGTCTGACTGAGTAAGATGGAGCATAAAAGTGGATCGCAGTAAATCCAAACCTTGAGAGAAGAGTATcagaatatcatttataaatatgatcaaATACGAGATTGAATCGTTTCGTTTTGAaccttcaatttattttaatccgaTTATAAACTTTCGAATATAGAACCGAATCGAGAACGTTTAACGtttcttcttataaaaataaaaatatcaactaatatagaataattctataaaaaatgtgaaatgaaaattattattacaaaataataataaaaaaaaattataggttGTTAAAAATCGtgaagattctttttaaagaaagtttttacaattttagatttttagaccACCCTGTAGAATAGCCACCCGCAATACAGTGAGCCCTGTTCacgataaaaagtataaatgtcAACATAGTCGTTCTTCACCGTCGTGCGTTCACGTGAAGTTCAATGTACTTGAGCTGTCTGGTGATTTCCAACTTTTCCCACGATTCCTCATTCAAATGATGATGCATAAATCCATCATCTCTTATGGATAAATCGTATGGTTAGAAGAAATGATATTCCACAAGTAAGTAATGTAATCGAGAAAGTAAAAATgttgtaaatattgttaagaataatttgatcATCTTCAGGTGAGGAATAcaaagacaaaaaaatattagaagatattaaacaatttctaaatcttagaaattttaatttgtaactaGACAGAAACTGTTATCGTAATTTCTTTGAATGCTCGTGTATTTTATCAAGTTTATATCACAGAGTGTTCAAGGAAAAAGATAAACTTTGATCACCGTATTCTGTTTCccaaggataaaaatatattaaaaaagttcgtgaaagttcttttttaagatataaagtAAAGTTTCACAGATTCTATTTTAAAGCACTCTGCTCCATCTATCAACTAATTCAAGGATTACTTCATCTCCCGCTAGATCACATAACAAGTCAGGAAACCAGGTCACAggtttaaatcttaatttcacCCTCTGCTATTTTATCTCGCACCGGAAGTCAATGATCTTAACACacttaacataatatattcatcGTATGTTTTAACCCTTAcgtagtaattaataatttccaattattcttaaaaaatttttctttaatttttattttacattttttcttatatatatatacatttaattctcttaattaaatccaataggaagaaaataattaattttaatgaaataaaatcccACAATGCAATAGTTTGACTATATAATCGATCATCATCAATCAAATATGTCACAGTTTAGAAGTTATGTATTCAAGAAACTGCATCTTAACGGATCATTTTGTAACACTcgtaaaaataacaaacactcatatataattatgcgcCACTAACTAATTAACCGACAAATACGTTTTAATTTGCATCTAAATGTGGAATGGAGAATAAATATTGCTCGCAGGATAACTTGATATAAATCGTGCTAAAAAGCGTATGCGCGAATGTTACGGATCGTTCTTCTTACGAATATTAGTAGAAGTgttaattcgaattcgaggTGAGACAGTGAAACGTGTCATCGATCTCGAGCGTGACAAGCTGGTGCACGCAAAGTCGAGACGAAAGTTGGTCCCGTTCTATTATTAGCCGAGTTCCAGCCAAGTGCAACATCGCGATCGGGGCAGGAACGCATATGGCCAGCAACGGGCAAAGCGGGGCAGAGCGGAAAGGAGGGGGGAGCGAGGGAGATACCGCCTGATCCGACTCTCCACGTTCCTAGATTCCCCGATTTagttcttttttcccctctctagACCTCGATACGGGGACTGAAGATGGATGAACTGATTGTGTCAAGATTCAGATTCATCGAGAAACGTTTTCAAGATGGAATATCTAGAtcattaaagaaagataaagtggaaaaaagaaaaaaagtcttCGAAACAAAACGATATGTGAGATAGATTGTGAGGAATTTAAGGAAATaaggattttgaaaaaaaaaaaatataaatattggtaaaattaatgtttgatCGAGTATAATTGAATGGTTTGTTTGaaagaaggaattttttttatagaaaaaaaaaaaagaatagtagaattaaaaagtaaagaagaaaaagtagagAAATTTTAGGGAAGGAAATGTTTGTGTGAGGGCGAATGTCTAATGTAAGAAAATTGGTCCACCGATAAATCCCACGATGCAAAAATACGGTTTGCTTTCTTTGCGCGTTCTTTATGAGCCGTGTTTGCATTTATGCTCGACACAGCTGCAAATCCTGAAAGAATAACTTCCTCTGCTCTGGGTCTTGAGCCGAGGGTTCAGTATATTTTACTGGGTTTCATTACCATTGAAACTTTTTCGTACATAAACGTGGAACCCCCGCCCCCTCCGTTTTATTAATTGTCTTGTGGAAAGTCAAgctaaattgcaataaaaacgttcttaaatatttgtattttgatgaaaaaaaatatcaaaaaaaaatgatcaattacaaaattacgagaaaagaaactcaccgatctttataattataattataaaaaaacttactgaaaataatttaaaaaaaaattgaaatccatAAATTGGTCGAAGTTGAATGATCGATGATCTGAaatccaaattaaaaaatcctaGATTGTTATTtgagaaaagttaaaaatccGCCACTTTCGCCGGGGGACTTTCTCTTTGGATCACCCTATAGTGTTTCAGCGCGCGCGAAATGCAAAAACCGCGCGTGTACAAGTTCATTGGACCAGTTGATTCACGCCTGCCTCGTAGGGAATTGGAAACCATCAAGGCTGCTCGTTTGTTTATACGATATTGTTATGCTTCCCTCGAAGTAAAAGCACGGAGCTTTCTGCTTACACCAGACACACGATATTCGCAATAAACGAAATTCCCTATTACACGTGCGAAATCAGATTGTCGGTAAGTGGAGTAAAATGCGTGTAATTCCCTagctttctttcgattttatcgAGTGGAAGgatagttaataaaattattttccatggaTAATTAAATGGAGATATTATAACCAGATTTTGGTACTTTCCATTGTTTGAAACGGCTGCTAGAtcttttgcaatatatatatttttgttttaacaataaaaaatgctaggaatatttttaggaatctaaaattttaattaaaacgagagtataaatatcttgaaacaTAAGACTGTTGAATATCAccagattataaaaatattcactagACTATTCATTACAGCGATTCTAGGGATCACTAAACCGCTTTCTTATGaatcaatatcaaattaactaataattaaaaccgaagagtaattctgaaaaaaattcttttcaatgcattaattcttcattaaattcaataagagatatagattttgttaatcaatttataaaatatttaatatatttattttaccgaTTGTTATTCcacaaattgtaaaataacttCATCCAACAATCTGTCTAATTTCTTCCGTTTACTTTATGTTTTAGGAACAACCACGGACCTGGTGCCCCAATTGTTAGGGATGTTCGACGAGTTAGCTCGTCGGGGCAATGGCTACACCGATCACGTGGTACTTCCGTCTGCCTGCAACATACCGGCGGCATTGCAGAAGCGTTTGAGTTTGGTATCTCATAGAGGCTCTATATTCGGCCAATTCCATCCTGAATTGTCCAAATCTCAATCGGATGACGCTATGGCCGAACAGCCAACTCCAGAGGACACCGTGGACATTATCGTATCCAATGATGTTACgcctgaaaaaaagaatgacgCGTTTCAGATATTGAAGAACAATCGGCAAGAGGATAGAAAAGAGTGTACGGAAGTCGAGGAGAAGCCTTACAGACGCGAAAGCAATAACCTGACGCCACTTAGGTATAACAGACGGTGCAGAAACTCTGGAAGACCGTTGTCTGGAAGCTCAGTTGCGTCCAGTACATCCTCCAGCGGATGCAGCAATCAGGGAAATACATGCGCTATCAATCCTTATTTGGCATCGGTTGAATCACTGGCAGACACTTGCGCCAGTTCGCAAGGTGAGAGTTCCAAGTGGTTTGATGAAgttattgagaaaattaatgattttggaTGAAAGTTTTGTTTGAAGAGATTCTAGGGAGCACTAAAGATTAAGATTATGCAGAGATGATTTTGGTGAGGATTTGTAATCAGCTTTGTTTGTCATCAGCTTTTAAAACAATCAATTCTAAATTGagtattaagatataatttttatcttcattgATAATATGTtgcatcattaaaatattttcgagtattatcataaatatacttttctatttattctttatatttttcttcctaaaaaaaaaaaatatttatattaattaaaaaaaatcaataaattaatttttctttagaatctctggattttttttgaatatagtttttatcttctaaatcttattttactaaaatcaTTTTGAAGTTTCACAATATAGGCTAGTAAATGAGTAAATATTAAGATCTAAGAAGCTAGGAAAATATCTTAGAAATCTGTTTGTATTAGTCGGAAGAGATTCGAAGGCCTTCGACTTTCTCCTTCGATTGTAGCATAATCAACGGCaatgatagtaataataatagcagtGGCAATAAACTTCTCTGTCGGTATTTCGTAGTCATCGTTAAGGATAACCATTGTCTTGACCTGAATTGcaaataaatgcaataaatgTATTTGAAGAATTGAACAAATTATTTGATAGCATATTACATGGGAAAGTGatcatttcatcaattttttcactttcttttttatttgatattaattaaaatcagcttaaaaagataagatcatatttgtaaattttatttctgttgTATCGaagataaattcttatttaaatattaatcttgatgtgaatgaaaataaattaagtaatttcttaatcagttaaattaatttttaggatATTTATTGTGCATTGTAATATTTGattgtatacatatttgtaatttatacagaatttttttaaaaatttcaacagaaataaataaaaatctataataaagataaatatatttaaattaatttgttgtaatatgatcttaataaataaatgataaaatgaacaGGTTCTGGAGATAGTGGAGTAGTGACAGTATTAGAGACAAATTGTCGAATAGGAGACGATGACAGtgatcaaaaaagaaatagtgcAGAGGAGGGTCCACTATCCCATAGGCCACGTTACTGCGATCCCCATAGGAATCCTATGGAAAGGGTGCTCCTTGAGATAGTCGATACTGAAGCGATATACGTGGAACACCTACGACAAGTTATCCAGGTAAATATTGccataaaacataattaattgaaatatattaatttattgattttattttattagggTTACCTTATATTTTGGAGAAATGATTCGGCATCGTTTATGGATCAAACACAGCTGAATAACTTATTTAGTAATATTGAGGATATTTTTGAGTTTAAcaggtaaattaattaattaaatattattattaatttttaatcaaatattttaataaattctaaatttacattatgttACTatctatatttgattttatttcagagAGTTCCTGAAAGAAATAGAGGAATGTGGTCTAGATCCAGTTAGTGTGGCTAATACATTCATAAAGCACAAATCAGGATTTAAAGTGTATACAGAGTACTGTACCAATTATCCAaggtaaaatttaacaataaaattattggattgaatttaataaaatttaattcattctgTCCATAgcttaatattacaatttattttagcaCAGTTTCCGTTCTGACCGATCTAATGAGTCAAGAAAAAACTGCATGCGCATTTCAAGAAAGACAAGCTGCACTAAAACATGCATTACCTCTTGGATCATTCCTTTTGACACCTGTTCAGAGGATTCTCAAGTATCACTTACTTCTGGAGGtaaattatatcttcaattttgTCTCTAGATCAAAGATTCTCAAATGACAATACAGAAATAGacaattgaataatatgtaaataatttatacaatgtatttgatcaaaaaattcattttcttttttttaatttagaataactTCAAATAATCCAAATATGTATTACATACTACTTTGGATGATtagtaaaagtataaatattcatttttttcaattgtataataaaattacttttttaatatataataattatttttaacgataactATTAGAGaactgtattttaaatatactaaaattaaaaaacgatattattataaataatataattaataattacaaattatatttctatattttaatgatataagatagtggaatcgaaatttttgattttggtgatatatatttataaaaaattgagaatctTTAATCTGAAATGacatgaatgaataaaaattcaacatttGATCATTCACAGAACTTATCAAAAGAATATGCAGCAGACTGTGAAGTAAGAGAAAATAAGACTGAAGGTAGCAAAGCGATTGAAGCGGCTTTAGCTGCCATGACTGATATTGCAAAGCATATAAACGCAATGAAACGAAGACACGAGCATGCAGTGCGTGTTCAAGAAATTCAGTCCCTTTTGTATGGCTGGCCTGGTCCAGACTTAACTACTAGTGGAGAGTTGGTAGCGGAAGGAAGATTCAGAATGCGAGGGGCAAAAGCTCCTAGACACGTTTTCTTATTTGATCGCATGCTTCTGCTcactaaaaagaaagaagatgggCTTCTAGTCTATAAAGCTCATATTATggtaatattctattttttttatataatatataaaattattttattaatgttttgtattttatatatattatatttaattttatatttacagtgTTCAAATTTAATGCTTATTGAAAGCATACCAGGCGAATCACTTAGTTTTCACGTAATTCCTTTCAATAATCCTAGATTGCAATATACTTTACaagtaagataatatttatatgattatatgattataaattattattttttcagttaaatataatatatttatttttatcaggcACGAAATTTGgaacaaaagaaagaatggactttccaaataaaaagggtgattttagaaaattataatgcgGTTATACCTTCGCATGCGAGACAGTTGGTTTTACAGCTTGGCCAGACGCAACCAGAAGGTACGTTTACgtgttaaataattcaataatatcttataatcaatattatatctaaataattcaataatatcttataatcaatattatttataaaatgtgtaatgataaaattgttatcatTTAGAAGAGGCTTTGGTAGATAGAGGATTGACGAAAAAGCAGTATTCTGCAccagaatatttagaaaaacggaaacaggaaaaagagagacgaaGATCTGAAACAGGACTGAagcagaaatttaaaaagaatggcAGAAAATCTGAGACTACAAATGAGGTAAAAATAGttccaaatatttcttatatattcatttttttcgttatatttaatttaattcttattttaaataggaTTCTCCAGCATCGTCACGAAAAAATCAAAACGAAGATTCTAGCATCAATGATTCTAGAGAAGGATTTAAAGGTTCAGATGGACGCGGATCAAAAGTTAaggtatttaaatttataaaaacttcaaaaaaaagttattttatttttctttatcaaatatagaaataataactaAGACAAAACACATATATTTTGTTCAGGATCGCTTTACTGGTTGGAGAAGGAAATCAGAACCAGGCTTTCAATCTTACGTATGTCTTAATCAATCTGATGAAGAACAAAAAGAGGATACAGGTGATACAGAATCAGCCACAGTTGAAACCGAGTGCGCGATTATTGAAAACGACAAGCATGCAAACTCTTTATCATCCGAAACCAAAGACAATAATGAACAACAGACTCAAACAGTTAAGGAAATAGTTGGCCATATTCTGATGCAAAatcaagaatttcaaaaacttcTTGAGAAACAACGAACGAACAGTATAATTAATGTCAGACAACAGCAacgttttaataaacatatttctgATGAATCGACTGATGCATCTACTGAAAGTGATTCAGAAAACACAAACTATATTGcacataattcaattaataataggaTATCGCGTATTCGAACAGGCCATCGAGAACGTTTTGTTAAAACGAACAATACTTGGAACTCATTATCTTTAACTCGTGACCATCAATCTAGTCTGCAATTGCTATAtgataatctaaataaaactgaaaataataaatcggtGGAtagtaattcgaaaaataagatCAATTTTGTACAAGAGAAGAAAGCATTGTTTGAGAAACAAAGTATTTCGAAagcatttaaaaaacaaagtatTGTAACGgaaagtaaaattatcaaGACTGCGCTTAGAATAAGAGACAATTCAAATTCGACGAAGGAAGAAGCAATTATTCAATCATCAACAGCTCAAGTTCCGAAAGagattgaagttcaaattgtagaaaatgataaagataaaacggaaaataatgaatatacaaATGAAGTTAATAAGGAACAATCTAAAGGTTTTGGAAATTATGACAATTTACAGCATGTGTGGGAAGTTctacaagaagaaaaagactTGGATGGAAATGATAGTCCAACACGTCCAGCAGTTTGGTTAACCAAATTATGTGAAGGATTACCAGTTTCGCCTCAAAAATGCGGTTCTCTTCCACGTAGTTTCCAAATCCATCCTAATACCAATCAGAATGTAACAAAATCACGCTTTCTACAAAGGGATGGTAAACCTATGAGCGAGAGACCATTTACTATAGCTTCAGATAAACCAgcagaaattaatttagaagatatGGAAAGATACGCTGCTACATGCCAACCAGAAGGAAGAATCGCTAAATTTCCGACTTCTGTTTCAACTTCTACATCAACCTTCTTTTGTTCTTTGGATGATACGTTAACAGACGCTTATTCGGAGATCCATATATCTTctacaattacaaatatacatcCTGATCACAAAATCTATAGAGCGAACAATAGTGGGAgcactatatttaaaaatgtcctTTCTAAAGCTGGAAATCGTCTTCAGGGTCTAAGAAATACTATGAGTACAGAGACTTTAGAGTGTAATGAAGAATTAGAAAGGACCAAATACTTTCGTTCTTTAAGTACAGGTaagttaaagaagaaaagcaaGATGAAGCAATCAAGAGAATCTTCTTCAGATGTAGAGGAGTTTGTGGGATGTACAGCAAAGGGAAATTCAGATTTAAGAATACCTTCATTGTATTATAAGCAAGGAAGTTCGAGTCTGGGTGCTCGAATTGCTCAGTCTGATTATGCGGATCcagctttattatttttcgaaagcaAGCGTCAGTTAATGAATAGTCAATCTCAagctaaagaagaaaaaaaggaagatgaaGAAAGTATAGAAAATCGAGAAAGTGAAACGGATAgcttttatgaaaaatcattcGAGACGATTGAGAACTATGTGGATGCAGACGTTGATGACGCGTTCCGGGATAGTGCAATATTTAGCGATATCGAAGAAGTTCTGGTGGCTAGGCCACTTTCAGGTCAACCTTTTGAGGATTGTGCGCCATTCAAGAATAAGCTGGCACCACCTGTTCcagcgaaaaaaagaacagaatCGATTACAACTATAAATCCTACAGGAAACAATGTTGCATTAACAAAGTATAAACCTAATATAGCTCAAAAACCTGAATATTTGAAAGTGAAATCTGTTTTCTTGAAAGGACAGCAAGAATTGGACTGTAAAGTTTTGGAGAAGTCTTGTGTATCTGAAAATGGAATGTATTGTTCTAAAAAtagtttacaaaataattgcgCACAGAACTGTGGTGAGGAGAAAGACGATGTATCGGCGGGACAAAGCCAAGCTGGCtgggtaaaaaaaatagtggATCAGTTACAAGGTCACAttgaaacataatttaatgCCAATGAAAATGTACAAATCTTGTAACTGAAGCTTTGAACACGGGAATTTCACGTTTGTTAATGTTCTTAATccttttgaaattaatgaatccCATTGTAGATTTTAGAACTTAATTTGCAtacttaatgaaaaaaaaatatgcgtgatagaaaaatatgataattaacaattttttagaaatatatattcgaaaggattaaatagttattattcagattaataatattcgtttgCATAATCACGAACTATGAAGGTTTATTTTTGAGTGATCTGCAAAGTACAATCTTTgagattatattgtattagtacaatagaagaaaaaaaaaaaagattgaaaataaataataaaagcaagatattgtataaagaataacattaataaaaaatgttaaatatttcaatggaaaaaaatatatatataataaattaatttg
This genomic interval from Apis mellifera strain DH4 linkage group LG7, Amel_HAv3.1, whole genome shotgun sequence contains the following:
- the LOC413248 gene encoding uncharacterized protein LOC413248 isoform X1; amino-acid sequence: MGSEADTETTAANAVDSDGSVSWEDFFGTTTDLVPQLLGMFDELARRGNGYTDHVVLPSACNIPAALQKRLSLVSHRGSIFGQFHPELSKSQSDDAMAEQPTPEDTVDIIVSNDVTPEKKNDAFQILKNNRQEDRKECTEVEEKPYRRESNNLTPLRYNRRCRNSGRPLSGSSVASSTSSSGCSNQGNTCAINPYLASVESLADTCASSQGSGDSGVVTVLETNCRIGDDDSDQKRNSAEEGPLSHRPRYCDPHRNPMERVLLEIVDTEAIYVEHLRQVIQGYLIFWRNDSASFMDQTQLNNLFSNIEDIFEFNREFLKEIEECGLDPVSVANTFIKHKSGFKVYTEYCTNYPSTVSVLTDLMSQEKTACAFQERQAALKHALPLGSFLLTPVQRILKYHLLLENLSKEYAADCEVRENKTEGSKAIEAALAAMTDIAKHINAMKRRHEHAVRVQEIQSLLYGWPGPDLTTSGELVAEGRFRMRGAKAPRHVFLFDRMLLLTKKKEDGLLVYKAHIMCSNLMLIESIPGESLSFHVIPFNNPRLQYTLQARNLEQKKEWTFQIKRVILENYNAVIPSHARQLVLQLGQTQPEEEALVDRGLTKKQYSAPEYLEKRKQEKERRRSETGLKQKFKKNGRKSETTNEDSPASSRKNQNEDSSINDSREGFKGSDGRGSKVKDRFTGWRRKSEPGFQSYVCLNQSDEEQKEDTGDTESATVETECAIIENDKHANSLSSETKDNNEQQTQTVKEIVGHILMQNQEFQKLLEKQRTNSIINVRQQQRFNKHISDESTDASTESDSENTNYIAHNSINNRISRIRTGHRERFVKTNNTWNSLSLTRDHQSSLQLLYDNLNKTENNKSVDSNSKNKINFVQEKKALFEKQSISKAFKKQSIVTESKIIKTALRIRDNSNSTKEEAIIQSSTAQVPKEIEVQIVENDKDKTENNEYTNEVNKEQSKGFGNYDNLQHVWEVLQEEKDLDGNDSPTRPAVWLTKLCEGLPVSPQKCGSLPRSFQIHPNTNQNVTKSRFLQRDGKPMSERPFTIASDKPAEINLEDMERYAATCQPEGRIAKFPTSVSTSTSTFFCSLDDTLTDAYSEIHISSTITNIHPDHKIYRANNSGSTIFKNVLSKAGNRLQGLRNTMSTETLECNEELERTKYFRSLSTGKLKKKSKMKQSRESSSDVEEFVGCTAKGNSDLRIPSLYYKQGSSSLGARIAQSDYADPALLFFESKRQLMNSQSQAKEEKKEDEESIENRESETDSFYEKSFETIENYVDADVDDAFRDSAIFSDIEEVLVARPLSGQPFEDCAPFKNKLAPPVPAKKRTESITTINPTGNNVALTKYKPNIAQKPEYLKVKSVFLKGQQELDCKVLEKSCVSENGMYCSKNSLQNNCAQNCGEEKDDVSAGQSQAGWVKKIVDQLQGHIET
- the LOC413248 gene encoding uncharacterized protein LOC413248 isoform X2; amino-acid sequence: MFDELARRGNGYTDHVVLPSACNIPAALQKRLSLVSHRGSIFGQFHPELSKSQSDDAMAEQPTPEDTVDIIVSNDVTPEKKNDAFQILKNNRQEDRKECTEVEEKPYRRESNNLTPLRYNRRCRNSGRPLSGSSVASSTSSSGCSNQGNTCAINPYLASVESLADTCASSQGSGDSGVVTVLETNCRIGDDDSDQKRNSAEEGPLSHRPRYCDPHRNPMERVLLEIVDTEAIYVEHLRQVIQGYLIFWRNDSASFMDQTQLNNLFSNIEDIFEFNREFLKEIEECGLDPVSVANTFIKHKSGFKVYTEYCTNYPSTVSVLTDLMSQEKTACAFQERQAALKHALPLGSFLLTPVQRILKYHLLLENLSKEYAADCEVRENKTEGSKAIEAALAAMTDIAKHINAMKRRHEHAVRVQEIQSLLYGWPGPDLTTSGELVAEGRFRMRGAKAPRHVFLFDRMLLLTKKKEDGLLVYKAHIMCSNLMLIESIPGESLSFHVIPFNNPRLQYTLQARNLEQKKEWTFQIKRVILENYNAVIPSHARQLVLQLGQTQPEEEALVDRGLTKKQYSAPEYLEKRKQEKERRRSETGLKQKFKKNGRKSETTNEDSPASSRKNQNEDSSINDSREGFKGSDGRGSKVKDRFTGWRRKSEPGFQSYVCLNQSDEEQKEDTGDTESATVETECAIIENDKHANSLSSETKDNNEQQTQTVKEIVGHILMQNQEFQKLLEKQRTNSIINVRQQQRFNKHISDESTDASTESDSENTNYIAHNSINNRISRIRTGHRERFVKTNNTWNSLSLTRDHQSSLQLLYDNLNKTENNKSVDSNSKNKINFVQEKKALFEKQSISKAFKKQSIVTESKIIKTALRIRDNSNSTKEEAIIQSSTAQVPKEIEVQIVENDKDKTENNEYTNEVNKEQSKGFGNYDNLQHVWEVLQEEKDLDGNDSPTRPAVWLTKLCEGLPVSPQKCGSLPRSFQIHPNTNQNVTKSRFLQRDGKPMSERPFTIASDKPAEINLEDMERYAATCQPEGRIAKFPTSVSTSTSTFFCSLDDTLTDAYSEIHISSTITNIHPDHKIYRANNSGSTIFKNVLSKAGNRLQGLRNTMSTETLECNEELERTKYFRSLSTGKLKKKSKMKQSRESSSDVEEFVGCTAKGNSDLRIPSLYYKQGSSSLGARIAQSDYADPALLFFESKRQLMNSQSQAKEEKKEDEESIENRESETDSFYEKSFETIENYVDADVDDAFRDSAIFSDIEEVLVARPLSGQPFEDCAPFKNKLAPPVPAKKRTESITTINPTGNNVALTKYKPNIAQKPEYLKVKSVFLKGQQELDCKVLEKSCVSENGMYCSKNSLQNNCAQNCGEEKDDVSAGQSQAGWVKKIVDQLQGHIET